The Vibrio toranzoniae sequence TGTGGGTAGGTTCATCTTGTCCTACTAAGAAAGCCGGCGAATATTTAGCCCCTATCCAGTTAATTTGCTCATCCGTCAACCTAACGGCTTTCATGCTTCGTACATGAAAATTCACACAAACAGTTAGGAAATCAACCCACTCTGCACGCGCTTTTTCAGCAGTATCAAAATTTCTCAACCATTCACTAGGAGCTGAACTCTCCTTTTTGGCTAAACCTGGATATTCCATGCAGACCAAACCCATGGTTTCGAGTGTGTTCTGTCTTTTAGGACGGCTATTGAACTCTCGTAACAACAGTAAACGAGCAAGTAATTTTGGATTAGCAACCATGTCCATGCGGTCATCGAAGTGCTCGTAGAACTTTTTAATCCACAGTTTTACTTCTTTCTGTTCCGCTAAGAATTCTTCGACTTCTTGCCAAGTGACCGTAATTGGTTTTGAAGAACCTCCCACAAGTTCCGAAATCTTCCCTTCAACGAACTCAATCATACTTTCGTTGCCACTCTCTTGCGCCATCTTGAGCATATCTTGGTACTGTTGAAGCTCTGGACTAGATGTAGAGTTAGCACCACTTTCTCGGATCGCTTTATCCAAGATCAAATGATAGATAGTTGAGCGCAAAAACTGCCTTTCAGAGTCTTGCTGTGACTTGGCAGAAAAACGAGCGGTACCTTGACGGCTATCGGTGAAAGTAATCATGCGACGGCCGTTCCAAGGACCTTTCAACTGCTCTTTCTTACCGTCTTGGCAATATTCCAATAATGTAGGGATCACCGTCGACAGCATAAACGGCGCGCCATTTCTGAAGTGACGGTAGAACTCGAAATTCTTGATTTTGGTGTGCTGGCAGCAAGGACAACGCACCGACAAAGCACCGTCACTTTTACGATACCCTTCGACTCGATTTATTAAATGCGCGCCGGAGACTTTAGCGGTTTTTACATCTCTCTGGTTATTGATCCAATATTCACCTGTTTCTTCAAAATTTAACGGTGAGATGAGAGCAAAGCGGTCATACTCTTCGGAAGTTTCTTCATCATCTTCGATGGTTAGATCTTCTTCTCCAACAAGGTCCAAGGCAAAGTCATCAATCGATGAATCTGGTTTTGTTAGTTGTAGCTGAGTATGACTGGTCTCTGAGTCTGTTCTTTCAGTCGCAGCCAATAAGCTAGTTCCGCAACCATTACAGCTAACCATTTCAAATATCGGTGAACCACACGAGCACTTCTCACGGCGTGACATATGAACCATACCAAATCGCCAATCAATCGACTCTAAAGGGGTACCTACCTTTGCCGAGCAACCTGAGTTGGAGCAAACCCAAAGCCCACCAGCAACCCTGTGGAACAAATGGAGTCTAAACGGAATAAATGCATCGCCATCTACGTTCTTTGTCGAAGCACAGATATCAAGCCATTGAAGTGAGTCCTGCTCTGATAACGGTTCCTCAGTTGCAGACAATAGCTTCCCTATTTCGCTCAACGTCATTCTGTTATCGGTTGAACTCAGGTGCTGCCTTAACGTTCTTAACGGCGGTAAGCTTTGCAATACATCATATCGCTCTATCTCGTTCGTTATGCTCGAAACACTATCAAGGTTCATCGTCTTGATTTGCTCCAGTTCCATCAACGGTTTGATTTCACGCTCGCCTTTCACTAAATGAACTTGAGTGATATCGACACCAGCGACGTCAGCCAAAAACGCTTTTAGATCCGCGTCAGAGTCCTTTCCACCAATCGTTGCGGAAGTCGCGACAAATCTCACTTGATCTGGCGTGACACCAAAACCATGCATTACACGTCGAAGCAACAAGGACAATTCAGCAGCTTGAGAACCGATATAGGTGTGAGCTTCATCTAAAACGATCCAACGCAGTTTGCCTTTAGAACGGTTCAAAATATTCGCGTCTTTTTGGCGAACCAACATGTACTCCAACATCGTAGAGTTGGTCACCAGTATTTGAGCTGGGTTTTCTCTCAACTCCTTTCGAGAAAGCTGTTCATTTGGGTGCTTTTTACGTTCTGCAGCGCTTACTGATTCGGGCGTATCACCATTAAACAGGCTGAATTTAACTTGATCACCCAACTGGTGAGTCCATGCCGTTAAACGTTCTCTCTGACTGTTAATTAATGCATTGAGTGGATATAAGAACAAAGCCTCAACGCCATCAGGCTTGCTGTTGCGTTCTACAATGTCATTCAGAATTGGCACTAAGAAGCACTCTGTCTTACCAGAACCCGTACCACTACTCACGATTACCGACTTAGGAGATGCCTCCAACAGATGAGACCATGCTTCATGTTGATGAGAATACGGGTACCAACTGCTATCAAAAAGGTAGTCTTCTTTCAGCTCTTTCGGCGGATTTGCCATTGCGTTTACAATCGAGCTGTTTAACAACCCACCCGATAGGTCTCGCATGCTTTGAGTATGCAGTTTCCAGCCAAAAGTGGCTTCAAATACAGGATCAGCAAGAAACGCCCCCTCTTTACCTGGGGGTTGAGAAAACGACTGCCACAAGAACTCACGTAACGGCTTAGACCGCAAACCAAATTGCCCTAAAGTAGCGCGCGCCGCGCGTTTGGTCAGTTGGTCAACTAAAGACTCAAAATATTGCATGGTTGGTTTACCTTTTAGCTGTTCACTAGGCCGAAAATCATTTTATGTGTAAGAGCGAACACTTGTTCAAAATAGTCAGGGTCGAAGCTGTTGTATTGTCTCATCGCATGTACCACCTCTGGTGTCATTCTCAGCGATGCAGAGCCACAAGTGGACAAAGCAAGCAATACGGGTGCGTTCATCACGTTATTACGGTAGAGATCTTTAGTAGTGAAGCACACCTCTGCTAATTGTGGTTTAACTGCCTTAATTGAACTCTTAAATATGTGGTCCGAAAATTCGCATGGCCAGTGAGATTCATTGTATTGGTTATTCAATGAATTTCTCAGGTCAAACAATTGCTGAATGTAAGCGGCAGGATTAAGCGAAGGTTTCTCTCGATTAGGATCAATTTTATGCATTAAAAGATTCTTGAGGCTTTGTAAGCCGTGGTATCTCGTCACTAATTCGTTTAATTTCGATTCTATCTGGTCACAAATAATGTCAGAAAAATCGTTGCCATACACTTCTATACGCGAAGCATAGAAAGCACTCACTACCGCGATCGCATCTCGAGCTTTAATGGAGTGCCATGAAAAAGGGAACTGTTGACGGAACTGCCAAATACGCTCAGCTTCTTTCTTATTTGCACTTAACAGCATCGCAAGCATAAATTCGGGCTTAGTGATTGCACCTCTCCACAGATCGAATGTGGTAAGCGGAACACTATCAAAGGCCAACAAGGCTTTAATGTACTTCCATTCAGGCGCACTAAATTCTGTCGCCAACTGACCGCAAACCACCGAGAACTTATCTAGACGATCTTTACGAGCCCCAATAGATGCCGCTTCTTCTAGTCGATTACTCGGCGACGATAACAGTTCAAGGTCTTTACTCCACATCAAAGGTCTTACACCCTGTTCGGCTTCGTCAGCATAGATAAGCCAAGCACCAGGCGAAGCGTCTTCTTCAGGGAAACACCACTGTTCGTCATTCTTGATTAAAGTAATCGGTGCATAAGTTGGGTTATCCAAAGGCACCATAGAAAGTGTGCCCATGAAGTTATTGTTCTCGATTTCAATCGTGCCTTGTGCTCTGTTTGGAATAAGTGCATTACTGTAAGCATTAACACTGAAATTGAAAATGGTATGTGCATTGTCCAGCACCGATACCTTAACAGCTGCATCTAACGAAGATGATAGAGCTAGCAGGGAGTCAATATCCTCTTTGAACGTTGCTAAGGAAAATCCTGTAGATAATACGTCACCTTTTGGCAAAATTCGCTTCACGTAAGCCGACTTAGAAAAAGCGCCATAAATATCTCTAGCGAGAAGCTTGAATTCCACCTCTAGCGAATCACTGACGCCATAGCCGAATAACTCATAACGATTAAGCGTATCGACTAAAATTGCTTCAGCATTACGAACCGCTTCTCCCCCAGAGCTAATCAGACAAATACCTTTAGCGGGGAATGGCAATGTTATCGACAACGACTTCGCTTGGTCTTGCCACCATATCGCAACGTCAACTTGTGCTGGTGGGTGAGCTTGATGACTGAGCATATCCAAAGTGCGTTTGGCTTCGTTCGGATCTTGCTGAGAATGAGATAGAACCGAGCTCGGCAGAACATCGAGTCGTTCTGCGCCTTTTAACGCAATGGATGGCAGTGGCTTATTTGAATAAAAGCCGATTTGACCAATTTGTACCGTGTGGCTCGGTTGAAATTCAATAGAAAAATCGTCCGGTAGCAAACCTACGGTAAAACGCTTAACAGGTTTGTTATTCTCAAACAAAGCGATATCAACCTTACCAAAAGGTACCGTATTCATTGACTGCCATTGTTCAAGCATTGTATTGCGCCAACGAAGCTGAGTATTTGGAATTTCTGATTGCTGACCATTTTCATCGATGGCGACTAAGCTAGGAACACCAATAAAGCACTTACTTGGATTAGTTTGATAAGGGACTGGCTGACCAACCAAATTGAATTCAAGAGGTTGCACACCTTCTCGGTCAAGTGACACACAATAGGCGTCAAAATAAAATTCCGTCTCTATTTGAGCATTAACATCATAAAGAATACGTTCATTGATGTGACCTACCATAGCAAGTGTGGGATGTGACAAGTGCTCAGGCACTAAAACTAAAGCGTTCGCTTCTGCACATTCGATACTTCCAGCACCCTTAAGTAGCCACTCATCATTATGTTGAGTGAATACCCAAGGTTCATTGGCATCAACTCCCGCGCCACCAAGCACTGGAGCGTACCATTCATTACCAAGGTCATCCGTTGCTTTCAATTGTATGTCGCAGTCGAACCACTCTGTTGGAAAAGACTTAGTATAAACATCCAATAAATAATGCTCAGAGTCAGCGCCGCGTTTGAATGCCTTTGCCAACAAAAGGCTCTTACTGCCAACCGCAAACAGGTTTATGCGGTCCGGCAAATTCACGCTACTAAACAGTTGCTGTAAGAACTTGGCATTAAGACGAGACTTGAGTGTAATATCAATTTGGTTCTGCCACTGATAATCGTCATCCGATACCGACATATCCATCATTGAGGCATAATAAGAATAAGATTTACGTAGAGAACGAAGAATCTTAATAGAGTTTGGTAAACGGCGTTGAACTTCAACGGCAAGACCAAGCGCATTACCTAATAAAGTTCGCGCAGCTTCAGGTTCCATATTCAATGGTAAACCTTGCGACCAATTTGCATCGACCGTATTCAAGTAATGAAGCGGATCGCTTTGCTCGTCTAGCCCGTGCTTATCGACCAGATAATAAATGGATTCAGCAACTTGGGCGACAATGCTATAAACCGTTTCATCACGATATGATGCCGCAATATAGTGCGCGTGTGCTTTAGCAACTGACACCGCGCTTAACCGTGAGTTAGCAAATTGCCCATAATCTTGAATCACTTGTTCGAAGTAATGGGCAAGCCTGCTATTTGGATCTTGGATAAGTGTTTGTGGCAAACCACCTTCTACCGCGACAGTTCCAAGTAACATGCGTCCCTTAGTATAACTTAATACCTTTCGTCCCCAAAAGCTTAAACCTTTAGCAACAATCTCACTTCTTTGAGTTGGTGAAATTGCGTTGGCCTGTAAGCCGAGAGACTCCAATACAGGTTCCCAAGCCCAAACGCCGCCTTGAAAAGACGTGCGCCACCACTCCGCCGCATACAATACAAAACACCCTGCCCATTCCCTTGTCGGCTTATTCGAATAGGTTTGAATACCATTACTTTCGACGCTAGAAATCAACGACTGCTTAAGTAACTCAAACTCCAAAGCTGTTACTTTGTAACTATAAATAGGTTGAGCATTTGGTTTGGTCAACTCTCTCGCATTAAGAATTGAAGAGAGGACATTTCTGTATGTTTGCATAATGAATCCTGACGTAGTGTGGCGCCTTAAATACGCTCAAGTCGAACCTATTTTTATAATTGGTAATTTGCGTTATTTAATTGAATAAGTGGTGTACGTAAGCTTACGAAACTGAAGCATATTCCGAAAATTCTTTGGGCCATTTAACCTTAGAGTCACCATTTAACGAAATAACAAACGGGATAACCCATAACCTAAGCTTAGGTGGCGATGCCTCATCAAAGTCAAAACTATGCTTAATCGCTTCTTGGAAATCACTATGGGCAGGATAAATCAAAAACAGGTCGCCCTCTCCCTGCAGGTATTTATGACCATAGGCAAACATTTGATACATATCAGACTGTGATAAACCGTAGTTATGTGCAGTTAAGTCGATAAGCTTCCATTTGGTATCTAGAATCACTTGCAAGTTATCTGATTTGGTAAGCATTAAATCAGGACGAAGTTGGAACTGGCGATGACCATTATGATGAACTAAATATTCAGACTTAACTTGCGTGCTAAGAGTAACGCCATCAGCTAAGTTCCTACGTAGCATAGACGCGACGTAACTTTCAAACACCGACTCCATAGGAAAAAGTAAAGACTGCGCATCCGCCGAGCCTTTCATGCTAAGAGGTGAAAACCCTTCGAGGATCAACCTTGCCCATGCAAGGGGGGACTGGTAATAGTCCATGCCTCTGTCTAGTTTTACACGCGCAAAATCTTGCTTCACATTGGTACTTGCCGGTATGCCATCAAACGTAAAATCCAACTCCCGAAGTAACTTTTGGTTTTGGTTCCTTCGGGTGTACGCCGCTACTTTTTTTAAGGCGGCGCGTATTAACCGATTGGCTGGTCTGTTTTGCAAAAAATCATCAAACTCACAATAAAATTTGTGTTTGTTCACTGAGTTATAGCGTACCTGTTTAGCCACCAGTAACTTGCCTTTTTTAAAGCCTAAGTTGTCTTGCTGTTTTACGTAGTCACTGCGTAAACCTCGCTTCACCAGTTGGTTAACACTGTGTAAAAACTGCTGAATAAACACTTCAAGCAGCGGCATTTTCAAGGTATCAACGTTTGCCGACTGATTAGCAATATGTCTAAATTCACCAAGGTGTTTGAGCATCATCAGCAAGAGTTTTCGCGACTCGTCGATGGCCTCTGGTGAGTTATCTGTTTTTTTCGCGACTTTGGGTAATACTTCAATGTGTTCACCATTGGGCGTAAACAATACGCCCACGTAGTTTCTTACTTGGAGCAACTTGTCGCCGTAACGGCTACACAGCTTTAAAAAGCGCCCCACATTGTCTTTGTTTTCATTTAAACAAAGTCGTTCTAAATAGTGAAACGCGTTGGCTGAAATAAGCGTGTAACCATTTGCTTGCGCAGCTTGTTCATCGCAAGTTAAGTAGCCAAATTCAAAAACAGTAAGAGGAACGGTCATGTTAATCAACCACGCCCTCAGAACTCAGCTGATTTTCGGTATTATCGCTTTGTTCTTGATTGTCATTATTAGCCTTCAACAAGGCACGTTTCACTTCATCAAGCGCGTATATAGCTTTATAAGCATTCGGTTCTTTCCAAACATAATCTGCTTTGTCTTTTAAGAGATATTGTTTTACTTCATCGTACTGATTTAGGTTATGTTTAGTGCCAAATAGGCTAGTAAGCTCCTTCAGGCTAAGATCTTTCTCAACAACAAACTGTAGCTTTGCTAATTCGAGCTCTGCCTTACTTTCTGGTTTCTTACCTTCCAATTTTTGGTTGTCCGCTAATACCAAACGGATTTTATCCCAGTCTTCAAAGAAGTATTCTTCTAGAAGTGGAATGATCTTGTTCTTAAACGCCAACTGTAGTTCTTTAAATGCCTCATCTTCTGTTTCGGCGTTAAAAGCTGGAAACAAAAACGCATGGCCAAGTGTGTGTTCTCGGTCATATAGAATTTCAATACGCTCATTTAAGATTTCAAGTAACTGGGTAAGGTCAACTCCCTTAACCTTTTTATTCTCAAACAATTCTGGCTTTGGCATCATTTCGACGAAATCAAAACGACGGCGCAGTGCAGTGTCCATCATCGCGAGTGAACGGTCTGCGGTATTCATTGTACCGATAATGTAAAGGTTATCAGGCACAGAAAACAGAGGAGCACTGTGCGGCAAGCTGATCTCTAAGAATTCGTCAGTCGATTTTCTTTCTGCTGGCATTCGTTTGCTTGGTTCGATTAGGGTAATCAATTCACCAAATATTTTAGAAATATTGCCGCGGTTGATTTCGTCGATAACTAAAACATAATTTTCCACTTCTCGTTCTGCTTTCACAGGGTTTATATCAATCCCTTGCTTCTTCAATAAGTCGAACACATCAGACACGGAGAATCGCCAAAGTTCATAGAATGTTTTTTGTGTAAAGTTCACACCACCATTCAACTCATGAAAATCGACATCAATATCGGTTACAAGCCAATTCACTGGTAACTGATTACAGTAATGATCGTACTCTGAGGTACCTGCTTGTTCAAAATGGTAATCTCCAGTAATCACCCCTACAGCCTGAACAGTGCGTTGGCTACCAATACACAGAATAAGGTCGCCAGCCGACGAACGTTGAGAGAACTCGGATAGAGAGCTTTTCACTTGAGGACCAAGCTTTTGATAGTACTCATTGTTATCTAAATCTTCAGATAGGAGGTCTCCAGCATCTCCCCAACCGATTGCTGCAAGACCATTCGCTAAACAATAGTTTGACACCACACTTTGACCAGTACCATCGATTGAAATCTTCCATATTGTTGCATCCGCATTAACTTCAAACGCTTTTCGCAAATCACTGCTTTTTGCATCTTCAACTATTGCCTTAAAAACACCATTTTCAACAACATATTCAATGGACTTGTCTTCTGTTGTTTTCGCTTTTAACCCCTCAACAAACTCTTCATAACCGTAGCTCTGGTGGAACGTTACAAAACGAATTCGTTTAGCCGTAACCAGTTCATCGTATTTGGCCTTTAGCTCACCGCGTGTTTTCCAAGAAAACTCAGGTTCGGCGGCTTTAACGGCCGCTTCAATAGTGTGGTAGGTTTTTCCGGTTCCCGGTGGGCCATAAAGAATTTGATTTAGTGGTGACTGGTTCTGCATTACGTATTTCTCTCTCAATTCAGCTATCTGATACTCGTCATATTCAACATCGCTTTCGTTATCATTCAGGTAACTCTTAGGCCAATGCGCCTTGCGTTTAATTGAATATTGTTTTGCGAATTGCGCTAATTTTTTTGATTTTCGTATACGTTGATACAACTCTTCAGAGACCTCAGCGCACTCGTAACCATCTCGATGTTCATAGCGAAGCTCAAAGTTGATTTTTTTCAGTGTCGGTTCAAATGTGGCGAAAACTTCTTCTGCTTTAGCTGCTCCGAGTTCTTTTCGGCCAACTCGAATCATTGCACCTGTTGACATAGAAGTAGTGAAGACATCTAATTTGTGGTTATTCGCTTCCGTAATTAACGAGCAGA is a genomic window containing:
- a CDS encoding STY4851/ECs_5259 family protein, which encodes MQTYRNVLSSILNARELTKPNAQPIYSYKVTALEFELLKQSLISSVESNGIQTYSNKPTREWAGCFVLYAAEWWRTSFQGGVWAWEPVLESLGLQANAISPTQRSEIVAKGLSFWGRKVLSYTKGRMLLGTVAVEGGLPQTLIQDPNSRLAHYFEQVIQDYGQFANSRLSAVSVAKAHAHYIAASYRDETVYSIVAQVAESIYYLVDKHGLDEQSDPLHYLNTVDANWSQGLPLNMEPEAARTLLGNALGLAVEVQRRLPNSIKILRSLRKSYSYYASMMDMSVSDDDYQWQNQIDITLKSRLNAKFLQQLFSSVNLPDRINLFAVGSKSLLLAKAFKRGADSEHYLLDVYTKSFPTEWFDCDIQLKATDDLGNEWYAPVLGGAGVDANEPWVFTQHNDEWLLKGAGSIECAEANALVLVPEHLSHPTLAMVGHINERILYDVNAQIETEFYFDAYCVSLDREGVQPLEFNLVGQPVPYQTNPSKCFIGVPSLVAIDENGQQSEIPNTQLRWRNTMLEQWQSMNTVPFGKVDIALFENNKPVKRFTVGLLPDDFSIEFQPSHTVQIGQIGFYSNKPLPSIALKGAERLDVLPSSVLSHSQQDPNEAKRTLDMLSHQAHPPAQVDVAIWWQDQAKSLSITLPFPAKGICLISSGGEAVRNAEAILVDTLNRYELFGYGVSDSLEVEFKLLARDIYGAFSKSAYVKRILPKGDVLSTGFSLATFKEDIDSLLALSSSLDAAVKVSVLDNAHTIFNFSVNAYSNALIPNRAQGTIEIENNNFMGTLSMVPLDNPTYAPITLIKNDEQWCFPEEDASPGAWLIYADEAEQGVRPLMWSKDLELLSSPSNRLEEAASIGARKDRLDKFSVVCGQLATEFSAPEWKYIKALLAFDSVPLTTFDLWRGAITKPEFMLAMLLSANKKEAERIWQFRQQFPFSWHSIKARDAIAVVSAFYASRIEVYGNDFSDIICDQIESKLNELVTRYHGLQSLKNLLMHKIDPNREKPSLNPAAYIQQLFDLRNSLNNQYNESHWPCEFSDHIFKSSIKAVKPQLAEVCFTTKDLYRNNVMNAPVLLALSTCGSASLRMTPEVVHAMRQYNSFDPDYFEQVFALTHKMIFGLVNS
- a CDS encoding McrC family protein, which codes for MTVPLTVFEFGYLTCDEQAAQANGYTLISANAFHYLERLCLNENKDNVGRFLKLCSRYGDKLLQVRNYVGVLFTPNGEHIEVLPKVAKKTDNSPEAIDESRKLLLMMLKHLGEFRHIANQSANVDTLKMPLLEVFIQQFLHSVNQLVKRGLRSDYVKQQDNLGFKKGKLLVAKQVRYNSVNKHKFYCEFDDFLQNRPANRLIRAALKKVAAYTRRNQNQKLLRELDFTFDGIPASTNVKQDFARVKLDRGMDYYQSPLAWARLILEGFSPLSMKGSADAQSLLFPMESVFESYVASMLRRNLADGVTLSTQVKSEYLVHHNGHRQFQLRPDLMLTKSDNLQVILDTKWKLIDLTAHNYGLSQSDMYQMFAYGHKYLQGEGDLFLIYPAHSDFQEAIKHSFDFDEASPPKLRLWVIPFVISLNGDSKVKWPKEFSEYASVS
- a CDS encoding AAA family ATPase — translated: MAVVEQQLWNDFLTRWPREKLSDLTLEQYVSVNDDDTFTYWLETKTRELGSIQGNTSAKFGIYKRNSEGKKQSGIDHGEVYTWRNRYGNNESMVFDYVKNVLIQVAQAAYEGDLDKIDLIDFAPLVKWKIAFLYQNQEKPVLINTFSKPMLEVLTSSNNKVSFPQMYQQLILEKGEQDLLEFGDVCWKKAEHKRKEILQRTIFDQFSHIELFNRGLEQWPLDTIDAFCSLITEANNHKLDVFTTSMSTGAMIRVGRKELGAAKAEEVFATFEPTLKKINFELRYEHRDGYECAEVSEELYQRIRKSKKLAQFAKQYSIKRKAHWPKSYLNDNESDVEYDEYQIAELREKYVMQNQSPLNQILYGPPGTGKTYHTIEAAVKAAEPEFSWKTRGELKAKYDELVTAKRIRFVTFHQSYGYEEFVEGLKAKTTEDKSIEYVVENGVFKAIVEDAKSSDLRKAFEVNADATIWKISIDGTGQSVVSNYCLANGLAAIGWGDAGDLLSEDLDNNEYYQKLGPQVKSSLSEFSQRSSAGDLILCIGSQRTVQAVGVITGDYHFEQAGTSEYDHYCNQLPVNWLVTDIDVDFHELNGGVNFTQKTFYELWRFSVSDVFDLLKKQGIDINPVKAEREVENYVLVIDEINRGNISKIFGELITLIEPSKRMPAERKSTDEFLEISLPHSAPLFSVPDNLYIIGTMNTADRSLAMMDTALRRRFDFVEMMPKPELFENKKVKGVDLTQLLEILNERIEILYDREHTLGHAFLFPAFNAETEDEAFKELQLAFKNKIIPLLEEYFFEDWDKIRLVLADNQKLEGKKPESKAELELAKLQFVVEKDLSLKELTSLFGTKHNLNQYDEVKQYLLKDKADYVWKEPNAYKAIYALDEVKRALLKANNDNQEQSDNTENQLSSEGVVD